The window ACGTGAAGACCGTGCGGGTGCAGTCGGAACGCTTCACCGACGCCTGCCTCGCCGAAGGGCGGGATCCCGCCGAGCCCGCCCGCATGGTGTTCCACGCCGACCGGGAGCGGTCCGCGCTGTCGTCGGTGGGCGAGTTCGCCGAGCTGGCCGCGGCCTACGCCGAGGCAGGCATGAGCGACCTGGTCGTGCCCTACCCCAGGACCGCACCACCCCACCTGGCCGATCCGGCGGTGCTCGACCGCGTCGCCGCCGACGTCCTGCCGGACCTGCAGCGTTGAGCAGAAAGGGTGCAACCCCGCCATGTCCGTGGAGAACCTGACGACCGACGCCCGGATCCCCCGTGCGCTCGTCCGCTACTACGCCGGGGTGCGGACGGCCATGCGCTGCGCCGGTGCCCGCCGGGCCGGCCGGGACGCCCCCGCTGTCGCGCTCGACCTGCCGGAGCACCCGGACGAGAGCTTCCACCGGTTCGCCGACGTCACCGACATCGGCCTGACCGAGGTGGACACCGGGCTGCACCTGCTCGACCTGATGCGCAACCCGGGCACCCGGACCACGAAGTCCATCGCGTCGCTGACCATGGTCGCCCGCGCCGTGCACCACATCCGCACCACCGGCGAACGGCTCGTCCTGCTGACGCCGACCTCGGGCAACAAGGGCACGGCCCTGCGTGACGCCGTGGCCCGCGCCTACGCGAGCGGGCTCGCCACCCCGGATCAGCTGCGGCTGGTCGTGGTGGTGCCGGAGGCCTCCCGCGCCAAGCTGCGCGGCGGGCCGTTGTCCGCCGACCCGCAGCTGCGCGCGGCGAACCCGGTGGCGGTCGCGGCCGTGGACCGGCCGGCCGAGGTCAAGCAGCTCGCCACCGACGTCCTCGCGGCGGTGTCGCCGTGGCTGACCGGCAAGACCGGCTTCGGCTGCTGGTACACGCTGGACCTGGACAACTACCGGGCCGCCGACGTGGTCCGCGCGTTCGCCGAAGCCGAACTCG of the Amycolatopsis sp. NBC_01488 genome contains:
- a CDS encoding DUF6002 family protein, producing the protein MSVENLTTDARIPRALVRYYAGVRTAMRCAGARRAGRDAPAVALDLPEHPDESFHRFADVTDIGLTEVDTGLHLLDLMRNPGTRTTKSIASLTMVARAVHHIRTTGERLVLLTPTSGNKGTALRDAVARAYASGLATPDQLRLVVVVPEASRAKLRGGPLSADPQLRAANPVAVAAVDRPAEVKQLATDVLAAVSPWLTGKTGFGCWYTLDLDNYRAADVVRAFAEAELAPITPDSPPRWHAHAVSSGYGLLGYHFGHELLTSRRYAELPAPASHPGFLLVQQLGTPDMVVSTLGRGPRRYAPGADGTWRQDGVADPAFPAVTDDPGEVLDATFYTKNPPTSAEIDPIIARHGGGGIVVSRRECLDRFGAVRALAANAGIDIVADPALIREWSLVKVLTGVLVARERGLVPPGTRVIAHASGYYTDELIPPLDPAHTTAVRTASDLAEALTAAVLA